The following proteins are co-located in the Cutaneotrichosporon cavernicola HIS019 DNA, chromosome: 3 genome:
- a CDS encoding uncharacterized protein (Protein of unknown function (DUF2012)), whose protein sequence is MLAGLGLLLAALPALAVQLSGNLVNSPTLNTSNLPIDAYVDLDFGSAVAPFRADGSFSFGEVKPGQHVVRPMVRGYAMTDLMVTVPTDDAAPHVQLFIAGKQALPVSTASLEFPLLVGATYAQSFYTEANAMNILQMLKSPMVLMMLASGVMAFVFPKLTASMDDPELAAEMAAQRKRMTAASQMDWTGALASRLAGEQSPSNAPAPGTASLSAASADATGTSSPGPAAARAPARGGASGAKRGGKRR, encoded by the exons ATGCTTGCCGGTCTcggtctcctcctcgccgcgctcccaGCTCTGGCGGTTCAGCTTAGCGGGAATCTCGTCAACAGCCCGACCTTGA ATACCTCCAACCTCCCTATCGACGCGtatgtcgacctcgactttgGGAGCGCTGTCGCGCCGTTCCGTGCCGACGGAAGTTTCAGCTT cggcgaggtcaagcCGGGCCAGCATGTTGTGCGACCCATGGTGCGCGGGTACGCGATGACGGAT cttATGGTCACTGTCCccaccgacgacgccgcgccccACGTCCAGCTGTTCATCGCCGGCAAGCAGGCGCTGCCCGTGTCCACGGCGTCGCTCGAGTtccccctcctcgttgGTGCAACGTATGCGCAGAGCTTCTACACCGAGGCCAACGCCATGAACATCCTCCAGATGCTCAAGTCGCCCATGGTGCTGATGATGCTGGCGTCGGGCGTGATGGCGTTTGTCTTCCCCAAATTGACA gctAGCATGGacgaccccgagctcgcggctGAGATGGCTGCTCAGCGTAAGCGGATGACTGCCGCGTCGCAGATGGACTGGACTGGAGC gctTGCGAGTCGGCTCGCTGGAGAGCAGTCGCCTAGCAACGCGCCGGCTCCGGGCACTGCTTCGCTCTCCGCAGCATCCGCGGACGCCACCGGCACTTCATCCCCGGGCCCTGCTGCAGCACGGGCGCCTGCCCGCGGTGGTGCAAGCGGTGCGAAGCGTGGTGGCAAGCGGCGATAG
- a CDS encoding uncharacterized protein (Gamma-glutamyltranspeptidase), which produces MPQETTPLLPQANVAPRRDPKRALNYVLLLLLGVGLGAGAVMGWQHRPGLNDNEPMVPPIYKLPPPTGLPRNPAYLIGPSRAAVASEDKTCSEMGLDILHKHNGTAVDAAITTTLCIGLLNAFSSGIGGGGFALVSVPPNSEFGQPGVTSIDFRETSPAASSAEMYSKLGRTASQVGGLAVGVPGELRGLEAAHKLYGKLPWHELVEPVAELARSGWQVSRELARRLRVFGRFILKDEVWAAVYAPRGELLVEGDWISRPTYARTLSAIAKQGPSALYSGPIADDIVSTVQADGGILTHDDLAGYKSHSYPAISGPFRGRTVYTADAPASGGVMLGMLQIMDPLLKGLSGDECFAEEQSHQLIEAMKFAFGARSEICDPRFATNLTRLAEFRTPQWAATQRARITNHTHEPAYYGLETEPITDSGTTHLSILDQWGGAASVTSTINLIWGSHVMCPETGIILNDEQDDFAVPGLPDAFGLPPSPYNYPAPGKRPLSSTAPTIVHDPEGKVVGVFGGSGGSRIFPAVAMVLLNLACGDNVSAAVERRRLHDQILPHITTLEVGPDGVDMDWLAALTKRGHKIGQFDINVGASEVQAVIVDKKGVWAASDSRKNGIAAGY; this is translated from the exons ATGCCGCAGGAGACGACACCTCTCCTACCTCAAGCCAACGTCGCGCCACGTAGAGATCCCAAGCGCGCCCTCAACTATGTCCTATTACTCTTGTTGGGAGTAGGtctcggcgccggcgctgtGATGGGATGGCAGCATCGGCCGGGGTTGAACGACAACGAACCCATGGTTCCACCAATCTACAAGCTCCCACCC cccACAGGCCTCCCCCGCAATCCGGCATACCTCATCGGGCccagccgcgccgccgtcgccagcgAAGACAAGACGTGCTCCGAGATGGGCCTCGACATTCTGCACAAGCACAACGGCACGGCCGTCGACGCAGCCATCACCACGACCCTCTGCATTGGACTCCTGaacgccttctcctccggTATTGGTGGAGGCGGCTTTGCGCTCGTCTCCGTCCCGCCAAACTCTGAATTCGGTCAACCTGGAGTAACCTCGATCGACTTCCGCGAGACCTCTCCCGCAGCAAGCAGTGCCGAGATGTACTCCAAGCTTGGACGGACGGCATCGCAGGTCGGCGGGCTGGCCGTCGGCGTACCTGGCGAATTGCGGGGTCTTGAAGCGGCCCATAAGTTGTACGGCAAACTGCCGTGGCATGAGCTGGTCGAGCCAGTCGCTGAACTTGCGCGCAGTGGGTGGCAGGTGAGCCGCGAACTCGCCCGTCGCCTTCGTGTATTTGGCCGCTTTATCCTCAAGGATGAGGTGTGGGCGGCGGTGTATGCTCCCCGTGGTGAATTGCTCGTTGAAGGCGACTGGATCAGTCGCCCAACTTACGCGCGTACCCTTTCCGCCATTGCCAAGCAAGGTCCAAGCGCACTCTACTCGGGCCCgatcgccgacgacattgtTTCCACCGTACAGGCCGACGGCGGGATCCTCACACATGATGATTTGGCAGGATACAAATCGCACAGCTACCCAGCCATCAGCGGACCATTTAGGGGCCGTACCGTGTATACGGCCGACGCGCCTGCTTCGGGAGGCGTCATGCTCGGCATGTTACAGATCATGGACCCACTGCTAAAGGGTCTTTCCGGCGACGAATGTTTTGCCGAGGAACAGAGCCACCAATTGATCGAAGCGATGAAGTTTGCTTTCGGTGCCCGCTCCGAAATCTGTGACCCTCGATTCGCAACCAACCTCACACGTCTAGCAGAGTTCCGTACGCCCCAATGGGCCGCCACCCAACGCGCCAGAATCACAAACCATACCCATGAACCAGCTTATTACGGCCTCGAGACGGAACCTATCACCGATAGCGGGACGACCCACCTGTCGATCTTGGACCAGTGGGGCGGTGCCGCTAGTGTCACATCCACAATCAACCTCATTTGGGGGTCACATGTCATGTGTCCCGAGACGGGGATCATTCTCAATGACGAACAGGACGACTTTGCTGTTCCGGGATTGCCTGATGCTTTTGGACTTCCCCCAAGTCCTTACAATTACCCGGCGCCAGGTAAACGTCCTCTGTCATCGACCGCGCCTACCATCGTCCACGACCCAGAGGGTAAGGTGGTTGGCGTGTTTGGCGGGAGCGGGGGGAGCCGTATCTTCCCCGCTGTCGCTATGGttctcctcaacctcgcgtGTGGCGATAATGTCAGCGCGGCTGTCGAGAGACGCCGCCTGCACGACCAGATCCTTCCCCACATTACTACCCTCGAAGTCGGGCCTGATGGTGTCGATATGGACtggctcgccgcgctcaccAAGCGCGGACACAAGATCGGCCAGTTCGATATCAACGtcggcgcgagcgaggtACAGGCCGTCATTGTTGACAAGAAGGGTGTTTGGGCGGCCAGCGATAGTAGGAAGAACGGCATTGCGGCCGGATACTAG
- a CDS encoding uncharacterized protein (Syntaxin), translated as MARNRLQQSGVPQQYGDQSAPGGNPYSSNPYSNNPESQPLAHSPYPHDGGASYPPNSQGGYAQGGGYNSSYGQQDQYASGGAGNGAGGGDFWSELNNTNALLGDLQQAIQAVRTAHSQTLNSTDQRAIQNADKVSADARALRQQCKDAVKHLFKLAKGDKTLRTQAETASKRFTGLLNEHQNIEKEYRQRSKEKAERQYRIVKPDATPEEVQQVINSDDPQVFATALLNSGRYSEARGAYKEVQDRHTEILKIEKTMTELAQMFQEMAMLVEQQDETITQVENHAQQVNHDIQSGNEQLTGAITKAKAARRKKWICFWICIIICIVIACAVGIPLGIQAANKNSK; from the exons ATGGCCCGCAACCGCCTCCAGCAGTCG GGTGTCCCCCAGCAGTACGG TGACCAGTCCGCTCCCGGCGGCAACCCATACTCGAGCAACCCGTACAGCAACAACCCCGAGTCGCAGCCACTCGCTCACAGCCCTTACCCCCatgacggcggcgcgagctACCCTCCGAACTCGCAAGGGGGTTACGCTCAGGGCGGCGGCTACAACAGCTCATACGGCCAGCAGGACCAGTACGCGTCGGGCGGAGCTGGCAACGGCGCCGGTGGCGGTGACTTTTGGAGCGAGCTCAACAACACGAACGCTCTACTGGGAGACCTCCAGCAGGCCATTCAGGCCGTTCGCACTGCCCACTCTCAGACCCTT AACTCTACGGACCAGCGCGCCATCCAGAATGCCGACAAGGTCTCGGCGGATGCCCGTGCCCTGCGCCAGCAGTGCAAGGATGCGGTCAAGCACCTGTtcaagctcgccaaggGTGACAAGACGCTGCGTACGCAGGCCGAAACGGCGTCGAAGCGCTTCACGGGCCTCCTGAACGAGCACCAGAACATCGAAAAGGAGTACCGCCAGAGGAGtaaggagaaggccgagcgcCAGTACCGCATTGTCAAGCCCGACGCGACGCCAGAGGAGGTCCAGCAGGTCATCAACAGCGATGACCCCCAGGTGTTTGCGACCGCACTCTTAAACTCGGGCCGCTACTCGGAGGCCAGAGGCGCGTACAAGGAGGTGCAGGACCGCCACACTGAGATCCTCAAGATCGAGAAGACTATgaccgagctcgcccaGATGTTCCAGGAGATGGCGATGCTTGTCGAGCAGCAGGACGAGACCATCACTCAGGTCGAGAACCACGCCCAGCAGGTCAACCATGACATCCAGTCTGG TAATGAGCAGCTCACCGGGGCAATCACCAAGGCAAAGGCGGCTCGCCGGAAAAAGTGGATCTGCTTCTGGATCTGCATTATCATCTGTATCGTCATCGCGTGCGCAGTCGGTATCCCTCTGGGTATCCAGGCCGCGAACAAGAATTCGAAGTAG
- the hmt1 gene encoding uncharacterized protein (ABC transporter transmembrane region) gives MPPALELLYTIAPCVLALPILALALPAAPAPAEIPGIRAVTVKTITPRRTFITLTLGAIALTYALGAALLVVDLILKHEHGAWFFGAAAGHALGGFADYSLAAILAEWRGRWGSRWLLLLALLGFGFDVPILVLQVIREIHAGDDEHVLAILSLPLTALRLLLLPLLVVLVLNPVVRFQAADENTGLLAAEEEAPSRPSNGYGTFDSDQDASTTRDPSVAPGTPQPPQKKPITKKLGEKKVEETQGLSWSAFWSRIWKLRGHLWPSTSWRLQLYCWLCVALLGVGTLVFAYTPIMLGHFVDVLSDIENGRRGESPWKWFVMWIILRAVQGGGFVGFFQRMLWVPVQQYADREMQMLLFNHLLNLSLKFHTKRNTGEVLKIIDRGSAINNLLQTMLFSAAPTIINIVVAVFIFFALFGGWLAVVLIVVMTTYVVFSIVFTGYRTKLRREMIERDIKTRGIASDVLVNWESVKYFTAEARESRRFHDSVLSYQQTEYRVLFSFNVLNLIQSFIITIGLLAGSLIIANRIYYGTATVGNFVQFLQYLQQLYAPLDRLGTLYRQLNANATDAEKLFNLLGQEVEITDAPDSEPLVVTDGVIEFDNVCFSYDGEVQALKDVSFRIGKGESMALVGESGSGKSTILRLLYRFYDIDSGTIKIDGQDISKVTQKSLRQAIGIVPQDSVLWNDTIGANISYGKEDGAEDEEIIAAAQAAKLHDRILTFPEEYDTVVGERGVRLSGGEKQRVSLARMFLKSPAILVLDEATSALDTETEREIQRSLAELAANRSSLSIAHRLSTIINSDQIVVMKNGAVIEQGTYHDLIERGGQFAAMWRKQIFTEEEMMAETEALGPGGLVSVATADGAVVLAAGTVDDDGTLHIRRVSPPSTVQESEGSVSEADKEDDLATTPRSPGIQGPMTYAQIVVAPPDTDLPESLQQDSEPASPASPGLQPASPKLEPASPEPESKPTMSSQPKPSQRPQPSSPKLEGERERSPTPRASFPGAAFPGTSTAFPGASATPPLTRSSSSNSASAQRQEDVPSAGSSDRGEKRRKRLSSIKGFVRRMSDNGRPGKLNRSTSAAGSNRSGDSEGERSKRSSLDVPSKRNSLDVPSKRT, from the exons ATGCCgccggcgctcgagctcctctACACGATCGCGCCGTGcgtgctcgccctccccatcctTGCCCTCGCACTCCCGGCTGCCCCTGCGCCGGCCGAGATCCCTGGCATCCGCGCAGTGACGGTCAAGACGATCACACCCCGGCGAACGTtcatcaccctcaccctcggcgcGATTGCCCTAACCTACGCGCTTGGAGCCGCGTTGCTTGTCGTTGACCTCATCCTCAAACACGAACATGGGGCGTGGTTTTTCGGCGCCGCGGCCGGACATGCATTGGGAGGCTTTGCGGATTATTCATTGGCGGCTATTCTGGCGGAatggcgaggacgatggGGCAGTCGCTggctcctgctcctcgctctACTTGGTTTTGGGTTCGACGTCCCGATCCTGGTTCTACAAGTGATCCGCGAAATCCACGCCG gcgATGACGAACACGTCTTGGCCATCCTCAGCCTCCCTCTCACAGCCCTCCGACTACTCCTGCTCCCCCTTCTTGTTGTTCTTGTTCTCAATCCCGTCGTCCGCTTCCAGGCTGCCGACGAGAACACTggtctcctcgccgccgaagaggaggcACCATCCCGCCCCTCCAACGGGTACGGCACGTTTGACAGCGACCaggacgcgtcgacgaccagaGATCCGTCGGTCGCACCTGGAACCCCGCAACCACCGCAAAAGAAGCCAATAACAAAGAAGCTCGGAGAAaagaaggtcgaggagacgcaAGGGCTATCATGGAGCGCGTTCTGGTCGCGTATCTGGAAGCTGCGTGGGCACCTCTGGCCATCGACCAGCTGGCGCCTGCAGCTCTACTGCTGGCTGTGCGTggcgcttcttggcgtAGGTACGCTCGTGTTCGCCTACACGCCGATCATGCTCGGCCACTTTGTCGATGTGCTCTCCGACATCGAGAACGGGCGTCGCGGCGAGTCGCCTTGGAAGTGGTTCGTCATGTGGATTATACTGAGGGCCGTTCAAGGCGGCGGGTTCGTCGGCTTCTTCCAGCGCATGCTCTGGGTACCCGTCCAGCAGTACGCGGACCGGGAGATGCAGATGCTGCTCTTCAACCACCTACTCAACCTGTCGCTCAAGTTCCACACGAAGCGCAACACAGGCGAGGTCCTCAAGATCATCGACCGCGGGTCAGCCATTAacaacctcctccagaCCATGCTCTTCTCGGCTGCGCCTACGATCATCAACATTGTCGTTGCCGTGTTCATCTTCTTCGCTCTGTTTGGCGGGTGGCTCGCGGTCGtgctcatcgtcgtcatgACGACATACGTCGTCTTCTCGATCGTCTTCACGGGTTACCGCACCAAGTTGAGGCGCGAGATGATTGAGCGCGACATCAAGACTCGGGGTATCGCCTCTGACGTCCTTGTCAACTGGGAGAGCGTCAAGTACTTCACCGCTGAGGCGCGCGAGTCGCGTCGATTCCATGACTCGGTCCTGTCGTACCAGCAGACCGAGTACAGGGTGCTCTTCAGCTTCAATGTTCTCAACCTCATCCAGTCATTTATCATCACTATCGGTCTTCTGGCCGGCTCGCTCATCATCGCCAATCGTATCTACTACGGTACGGCGACCGTGGGCAACTTTGTCCAGTTCCTCCAGTACCTGCAGCAGCTGTACGCGccgctcgaccgcctcggtACGCTGTATCGCCAGCTGAATGCGAACGcgaccgacgccgagaagctgttcaacctcctcggtcaggaggtcgagatcACGGACGCACCCGACTCCGAaccgctcgtcgtcaccgacGGCGTCATTGAGTTTGACAATGTGTGCTTCTCGTACGACGGTGAGGTGCAGGCACTCAAAGACGTCTCGTTCCGCatcggcaagggcgagagcATGGCGCTCGTCGGTGAGTCGGGCTCGGGCAAGTCGACAatcctccgcctcctgTACCGCTTCTACGACATTGACTCGGGCACGATCAAGATCGACGGCCAGGACATCTCCAAGGTCACACAGAAAAGTCTGCGTCAAGCCATCGGTATTGTCCCCCAGGACTCGGTGTTATGGAACGACACGATCGGCGCCAACATCTCGTACGGCAAGGAGGATGGTgccgaagacgaggagatcATCGCGGCCGCACAGGCTGCCAAGCTCCACGACCGCATATTGACCTTCCCGGAGGAGTACGACACGGTCGTTGGTGAGCGTGGCGTGCGCCTCTCTGGTGGAGAGAAGCAGCGCGTCTCCCTCGCCCGCATGTTCCTCAAGTCGCCCGCGATCCTCGtgctggacgaggcgacgtcggcccTCGATACGGAAACGGAGCGGGAGATCCAGCGCTCACTTGCGGAACTCGCCGCGAATCGTAGCTCGCTGTCTATTGCGCACCGTCTGTCGACCATTATCAACTCGGACCAGATCGTCGTCATGAAGAACGGCGCCGTCATTGAGCAGGGCACATACCACGATCTCATCGAGAGGGGCGGACAGTTTGCGGCCAT gtgGCGTAAGCAGATCTTCACCGAAGAGGAAATGATGGCCGAGACGGAGGCTCTTGGGCCTGGCGGGCTCGTGTccgtcgccaccgccgacgGTGCAGTTGTGCTCGCAGCTGGTAcagtcgacgacgacgggacGCTGCACATCCGGCGAGTGAGTCCGCCGAGCACCGTGCAGGAGAGTGAGGGAAGCGTAAGCGAAGcggacaaggaggacgacctcgcgaCGACCCCACGCAGTCCTGGGATCCAAGGCCCCATGACATATGCGCAGATTGTCGTTGCCCCGCCCGATACCGACCTGCCCGAGTCGCTACAGCAGGACTCGGAGCCCGCGTCGCCCGCGTCGCCGGGGTTGCAGCCAGCGTCGCCCAAGTTGGAACCGGCGTCACCCGAGCCGGAGTCTAAGCCTACCATGTCCTCGCAGCCCAAGCCCTCGCAGAGGCCCCAGCCATCATCTcccaagctcgagggcgagcgtgagcgctcacccacgccgcgcgcgtcgtTCCCGGGGGCAGCGTTCCCCGGCACGTCTACAGCCTTCCCCGGCGCGTCTGCCACGCCACCCctgacgcgctcgagctcgagcaaCTCGGCGAGTGCGCAGCGCCAGGAGGACGTGCCGTCGGCCGGGTCGTCGGACCGTGGCGAGAAGCGTCGCAAGAGACTGAGCTCCATCAAGGGGTTTGTGCGCCGGATGAGCGACAATGGCCGGCCGGGAAAGCTGAATCGCTCGACCAGCGCGGCAGGGAGCAACCGCAGCGGCGACTCGGAAGGGGAGCGCAGCAAGCGCAGCTCGCTGGATGTCCCCAGCAAGCGCAACTCACTGGATGTACCCAGCAAGCGCACCTAG
- a CDS encoding uncharacterized protein (Cleft lip and palate transmembrane protein 1 (CLPTM1)): MPAPQAAAAPAQGEQQDGQSKIFKIVRSLAVFVAIQLAMKYGMSYLGLTPPTTSTPAAPATPDGDVVAAAASTGGAVPPVSLVAHPAWALGTTLSLLLFANTAPDFSPSTVDWNTPLLRWDNITLGNWKDTREADLVLPVPESVQSNGSWWMDVVLVKDGGSALNRDGADVAHHRKEMTRWAPRRKARKEVSLLAAKNETETPEEDEGPAPIISYWSRNLTLTIVNEDNSADLAAMPPIVRECYHLAPGDEMKYFPVVFANDFWLLKENLIPINSTTPTLPLRVTYHAISHMKFNIFASLTASFEQSAQQQGTGHELDEVKRMLVETNPILLVTTALVTVLHMLFEFLAFSSDVAHWRKKGKESNLVGVSLRTILTNVFVQLIILLYLHDSSEETSLMILFTQGIGLLIEAWKITKVANVRIRPADNIIGYKIVFEDKHELSEDEKKTQEYDALAFRIVSYVAAPVLLAYSGYSLVYSTHRSWYSFIISTLAQAIYMFGFVQLVPQLIINYKLKSVAHIPMKAMVYKTLSTVVDDFFAFCVKMPWLHRLACFRDDVVFVILLIQRWKYRIDYSRVNEYGQLGEDDEKAVQAAKDKGEVDKDVETKKDK; this comes from the exons ATGCCCGCACCTCAAGCGGCGGCTGCGCCAGCGCAGGGCGAACAACAAGATGGCCAGAGCAAGATCTTCAAAATCGTCCGCTCGCTAGCAGTCTTCGTGGCGATTCAGTTAG CGATGAAATACGGCATGTCATATCTTGGCCTCACGCCGCCtaccacctccactccagCCGCGCCCGCCACTCCTGATGGAGACGTAGTGGCAGCCGCTGCTTCTACGGGAGGTGCTGTTCCTCCAGTTTCGCTTGTCGCCCATCCGGCCTGGGCGCTCGGTACCACGCTCTCGCTCCTGCTCTTCGCCAATACCGCGCCAGacttctcgccctccacTGTTGACTGGAACACCCCCCTTCTGAGGTGGGACAACATCACCCTTGGGAACTGGAAGGAcacgcgcgaggccgacctcgtcctccccgtccccgaGAGCGTGCAGTCCAATGGCAGTTGGTGGATggatgtcgtcctcgtcaaggaTGGGGGCAGTGCGCTCAACCGTGACGGGGCAGATGTCGCGCATCACCGGAAGGAGATGACGCGCTGGGCACCCCGCCGTAAGGCGCGGAAGGAGGTATCCCTCTTGGCTGCCAAGAACGAAACCGAAACCCcagaagaggacgagggcccCGCCCCAATTATCTCGTACTGGAGCCGcaacctcaccctcaccatTGTCAACGAGGACAACAGTGCCGATCTTGCGGCGATGCCGCCAATCGTGAGGGAGTGCTATCACCTCGCTCCAGGAGACGAGATGAAATACTTCCCAGTCGTGTTCGCCAACGATTTCTGGCTCCTCAAGGAAaacctcatccccatcaACTCGACCACGCCGACCCTGCCGTTGAGAGTGACGTATCACGCCATCAGCCATATGAAGTTCAACATCTTTGCTTCGCTCACCGCGAGCTTCGAGCAGTCGGCCCAGCAGCAGGGCACCGGTCACGAATTGGACGAAGTCAAGCGTATGCTCGTCGAGACCAACCCTATCCTCCTGGTCACCACTGCCTTGGTGACCGTGTTGCACATGTTGTTCGAATTCCTGGCGTTTTCATCAGACGTCGCGCACTGGCgcaagaagggcaaggagagTAACCTGGTCGGCGTATCGCTCCGCACAATCCTCACCAACGTCTTTGTCCAGCTCATCATCCTGCTGTACCTGCACGACTCGTCCGAGGAGACGTCGCTCATGATCCTCTTCACGCAGGGAATTGGGCTGTTGATCGAGGCATGGAAGATCACAAAGGTCGCCAACGTTCGTATTCGTCCAGCCGACAATATCATCGGCTACAAAATCGTTTTCGAGGACAAGCATGAGCTTTCGGAGGATGAGAAGAAGACACAGGAATACGACGCACTCGCTTTCCGCATCGTATCGTACGTTGCCGCACCCGTGTTGCTCGCATACTCGGGATACTCGCTCGTTTACTCGACCCATCGCAGCTGGTACTCTTTCATCATTTCTACCCTCGCACAGGCAATCTACATGTTTGGATTTGTGCAGCTCGTACCCCAGCTCATCATCAATTACAAGCTCAAGAGTGTCGCCCACATTCCCATGAAGGCTATGGTGTACAAGACGCTCTCGACTGTTGTCGACGATTTCTT tgcGTTCTGCGTCAAGATGCCTTGGCTTCACCGCCTCGCTTGCTtccgcgacgacgttgtctttgtcatcctcctcatccagcGGTGGAAGTATCGCATCGACTACTCGCGCGTCAACGAGTAcggccagctcggcgaggacgacgaaAAGGCCGtccaggccgccaaggacaagggcgaggtggacaAGGACGTTGAGaccaagaaggacaagtAG